AACAAAAACAAAGTCCCCAATGAAGTACGCAAATGTTTAAGCGCTTTGGTTAAATGATTTTCGACTGTTTTGGTAGATATATTGAGCCTTGAGGCAATTTGTTTATGGGTAAGGTACTCTTCGCGGCTAAGCTTGTAAACTTCGCGGCATTTTTCGGGTAGCGTTTCAACTACCGAATTTACCTGTGAAACCAGCTCTTTGTATTCTAAATTTTCATGGGTGTCAGGGCTTTGCAAACTGTTGGCAAGGGCATCAAACACATCGCTTGTTGCAACCCCGGCACGGATTTGCCTGTAAACTTCATAACGGATGGATGCATACAGGTATGCTTTTAACGATACGGCTATTTGGATATTATCCCTGCTATTCCAAAGCTTGATGAACAGTTCCTGGATAACATCTTCGCAGGACTGCTTATCTTTTAAAACATTATAGGCCGACAGGAACAATTGCTGCCAGTATTTTTTGTAGATAGCGGTCAACACACTTTCATCGCCCGACTTTAACCGGTCGATCAATTGCACATCGCTTATAGCTACCTTTTCTGCCATCCTGAAAGGGGGTTAACATAGAATTGCGATAAATTTAGCAAAAATTAACTATTGATGTAAATTATGGCATAAATCAATCGCGATCGCAGGAGTTTTAAAGCTTTGTTTCACATCAAATTCCGGGTTGCAACAGTTATTTGGCATCATGAAAAATAATGCCCATACTGTGCCGCCGACCATTGGTAATCTCGGCTATGCCGTGTTTCATATTTACCCGGTGGTACCCTATGCTGCCTTTTGCGGGCCGGTAACTGGTGGTAAATAATATCATATCACCCTTGCCGGGTTTTAACACCATCGCCCTTGATTGTTCGCGCGGTTTTTGCTCCAGCAAAATAAATTCGCCACCCTCGTAATCTATGCCGGGTTCATCTAAAATAAAAACCGATTGAATGGGAAAAAACACCTCGCCATACAAATCCTGGTGCATGGCATTGTAACCGCCTTCGGTGTATTGCAGTATCAACGGAGTTGGCCGCAATTGTTCATGCTGATGGCAATACTGCAGCAATTCATCTAAAGTATCGGCAAAACGCGTAGGCTTATTTAGCATTTCCATCCAATTATTGGCAATGGGCGCAAGGTGGGGATAAACATGCTCCCGTAACTGTTGAATGATTGCCGGCAATGGATATTTGAAATATTTATACTCGCCCCGGCCGTAATGGTGGCGTTCCATCACAACGGTTTTGCGGTAAAGCCCATCATCAATATATTGATTGGCCAAAGCGGCGCATTCATCCGCAGCTAAAACGTTTTTTACAATGGCATATCCACGGGCATCCATACCGGCCTTAATATCAGCCCAATTTAAATTATCAATTCGCTCTTTAATTTCCATCACCTTTTATATTGATACCGGTTGATTAACCATTGCCGCCTCCCAGCCTATAATAGCCGATTTACGGGTTGCCCCCCAATGGTATTGCCCCGATTCGCCTGTCGACCGGATAACCCGGTGACAAGGGA
The genomic region above belongs to Mucilaginibacter sp. KACC 22773 and contains:
- a CDS encoding RNA polymerase sigma-70 factor, whose amino-acid sequence is MAEKVAISDVQLIDRLKSGDESVLTAIYKKYWQQLFLSAYNVLKDKQSCEDVIQELFIKLWNSRDNIQIAVSLKAYLYASIRYEVYRQIRAGVATSDVFDALANSLQSPDTHENLEYKELVSQVNSVVETLPEKCREVYKLSREEYLTHKQIASRLNISTKTVENHLTKALKHLRTSLGTLFLL
- a CDS encoding 2OG-Fe(II) oxygenase, which codes for MEIKERIDNLNWADIKAGMDARGYAIVKNVLAADECAALANQYIDDGLYRKTVVMERHHYGRGEYKYFKYPLPAIIQQLREHVYPHLAPIANNWMEMLNKPTRFADTLDELLQYCHQHEQLRPTPLILQYTEGGYNAMHQDLYGEVFFPIQSVFILDEPGIDYEGGEFILLEQKPREQSRAMVLKPGKGDMILFTTSYRPAKGSIGYHRVNMKHGIAEITNGRRHSMGIIFHDAK